A single window of Zea mays cultivar B73 chromosome 10, Zm-B73-REFERENCE-NAM-5.0, whole genome shotgun sequence DNA harbors:
- the LOC100192031 gene encoding uncharacterized protein LOC100192031 — MEDSAPSSAAPDPPLSPPPSTPPHPHPHPPEEEGGCWVLVPASEVEGAHAPKVIHWDDLQQELARLWSLSAALQPAEDRKAHLTARLESALQVRQAFLEQDNELAEMRQRLQERTDRLGDLKTRAKKLSEDVVVRREQLCVKIRTLSGASKALEAARSNLKEANELLSGENGCGRLKDLEQQLRMRQQYMVAQVAQIYPVRPLDEQSSDHKPGFTSNITKTSNVESVLPNSPQNRPLVILGLQLSKLSVKKTGYFSDKTEVQKSSTVLGYAAHAVSLIASYLNVPLRYPLRFGGSRSYVLDPAPSVEPSSITSVGTSVPPSTSMRTTEFPLFLDSQETTRSSYAIFLLNKDIEQLLNYIGAESLGPRHVLANLKQLTTIIQSQGYISDG, encoded by the exons ATGGAGGACTCGGCGCCATCGTCCGCCGCACCtgaccctcccctttcccctccaCCTTCCACGCCCCCGCACCCGCACCCGCACCCGCCCGAGGAGGAGGGGGGCTGCTGGGTGCTCGTTCCGGCCAGCGAGGTCGAGGGGGCCCACGCGCCCAAGGTCATCCACTGGGACGACCTGCAGCAGGAGCTCGCGCGCCTCTGGAGCCTCTCCGCCGCGCTCCAGCCCGCCGAGGACCGCAAGGCGCACCTCACCGCGCGCCTCGAGTCCGCTCTACAG GTTAGGCAGGCGTTTCTCGAGCAGGACAATGAGTTGGCTGAAATGAGGCAGAGACTGCAAGAGCGTACTGACCGTCTGGGGGATCTGAAGACGCGCGCCAAGAAGCTGTCAGAGGATGTTGTGGTTCGGAGGGAACAGCTTTGTGTCAAGATCAGAACGTTGTCAGGGGCAAGCAAGGCTCTCGAGGCTGCACGCAGCAATCTGAAG GAAGCTAATGAATTGCTGTCAGGGGAAAATGGTTGTGGGCGCCTTAAAGATCTGGAACAGCAGTTACGGATGAGACAGCAATATATGGTAGCGCAAGTTGCTCAGATATATCCTGTGAGGCCTTTGGATGAACAATCTTCAGATCACAAACCTGGATTTACTTCCAACATAACGAAAACAA GTAATGTTGAATCAGTGTTGCCAAATAGCCCCCAAAACAGACCTTTGGTCATATTGGGTCTACAGTTATCAAAGCTTTCTGTGAAAAAGACTGGCTACTTCAGTGACAAGACAGAGGTTCAGAAATCTTCGACTGTTCTTGGATATGCTGCTCAT GCAGTCTCCCTCATTGCATCCTATCTCAATGTTCCTCTTCGGTATCCTTTGCGCTTTGGAGGTTCACGGTCATATGTTCTCGACCCTGCGCCTTCAGTTGAGCCATCATCTATAACCTCAGTAGGAACGTCTGTCCCTCCCAGCACAAGCATGAGGACAACGGAGTTCCCTCTGTTTCTTGACAGCCAGGAGACAACAAGGTCATCATATGCGATATTCTTGTTGAACAAG GATATCGAGCAACTTCTGAATTACATTGGCGCTGAAAGCCTCGGGCCAAGACATGTCCTAGCAAACCTGAAGCAGCTGACAACGATCATCCAGTCACAAGGATACATTTCTGATGGTTAG
- the LOC100274498 gene encoding uncharacterized protein LOC100274498 yields the protein MAPLSWRHHTLLQSLLHRGPLSERDFHAIFAGVSGKNPATHQQLFNDTLLKINKDLAYLQFELRACINQYDGMVYYGVVNNIADEESKLGTKYSVPQIAFYKGLLEAIVQEAGNDGSITSIDALNVRLDNQVAVLDGSQDSQSRLPSSIKNFSMSQKEKTLDELIRDRWLSYTATGKIGLGTRSFLDLRSWFRGNDIPSCVVCNEACIKASSCPNEGCDVRIHEYCLKKKFSQRKASRACPSCGTGWPCQDGEGEADEVNEPGEEDLASPANHPSRKKRSRVKAELVEENDIAGPSTEVPRTRRTLRSAKAEAVEADQEASSTAASQPGRGSKRRKK from the exons ATGGCGCCGCTGTCGTGGCGGCACCACACGCTGCTGCAGTCGCTGCTCCACCGCGGTCCCCTCTCCGAACGCGACTTCCACGCCATCTTCGCTGGCGTCTCCGGCAAGAACCCCG CCACTCACCAACAACTGTTCAATGATACACTTCTCAAGATCAACAAGGACCTTGCCTACTTGCAGTTCGAGTTGCGGGCATGCATTAACCAATATGATGGAATGGTTTACTACGGGGTGGTTAATAACATTGCTGACGAAGAGTCTAAGCTTGGAACAAAGTACTCCGTGCCCCAGATCGCATTCTACAAGGGACTG CTAGAAGCAATAGTTCAGGAAGCTGGAAATGATGGGAGCATAACCAGTATCGACGCCCTCAATGTCCGGCTTGATAACCAG GTCGCAGTATTAGACGGTTCACAGGACAGCCAGTCTCGCCTTCCTAGCTCCATAAAGAACTTCTCAATGAGCCAGAAGGAGAAAACTCTCGATGAGCTGATACGGGACCGCTGGTTGTCGTACACCGCCACAGGCAAGATCGGTCTGGGCACCAGGTCATTTCTTGACCTCCGGAGCTGGTTCCGTGGTAACGATATCCCGTCTTGTGTTGTCTGCAACGAAGCTTGTATAAAG GCATCGAGTTGTCCGAACGAGGGATGCGATGTTAGAATTCACGAGTACTGCTTGAAGAAGAAATTCTCACAGAGAAAG GCCTCGAGAGCGTGTCCTAGTTGCGGTACTGGATGGCCGTGTCAAGATGGCGAGGGCGAGGCCGATGAAGTGAACGAACCTGGGGAGGAGGATCTAGCCTCGCCGGCTAACCATCCCTCGAGGAAGAAGCGCAGTAGAGTCAAAGCTGAGCTGGTGGAGGAAAACGACATCGCAGGCCCGTCGACGGAGGTGCCTAGGACTAGGAGGACCCTGAGAAGCGCTAAAGCCGAAGCAGTCGAGGCCGATCAAGAGGCGTCTTCTACCGCAGCTTCACAGCCAGGCAGGGGTTCTAAAAGAAGGAAGAAGTGA
- the LOC100274498 gene encoding uncharacterized protein isoform X1, translated as MAPPSWRQRHHTLLQALLSRGPLAEPDFRALFTAVSDRDPATHQQLFNDTLLKINKDLAYLQFELRACINQYDGMVYYGVVNNIADEESKLGTKYSVPQIAFYKGLLEAIVQEAGNDGSITSIDALNVRLDNQVAVLDGSQDSQSRLPSSIKNFSMSQKEKTLDELIRDRWLSYTATGKIGLGTRSFLDLRSWFRGNDIPSCVVCNEACIKASSCPNEGCDVRIHEYCLKKKFSQRKASRACPSCGTGWPCQDGEGEADEVNEPGEEDLASPANHPSRKKRSRVKAELVEENDIAGPSTEVPRTRRTLRSAKAEAVEADQEASSTAASQPGRGSKRRKK; from the exons ATGGCGCCTCCCTCGTGGCGGCAACGGCACCACACTCTGCTGCAGGCTCTGCTCTCCCGCGGCCCCCTTGCCGAGCCTGACTTCCGCGCGCTGTTCACTGCTGTCTCCGACAGGGACCCTG CCACTCACCAACAACTGTTCAATGATACACTTCTCAAGATCAACAAGGACCTTGCCTACTTGCAGTTCGAGTTGCGGGCATGCATTAACCAATATGATGGAATGGTTTACTACGGGGTGGTTAATAACATTGCTGACGAAGAGTCTAAGCTTGGAACAAAGTACTCCGTGCCCCAGATCGCATTCTACAAGGGACTG CTAGAAGCAATAGTTCAGGAAGCTGGAAATGATGGGAGCATAACCAGTATCGACGCCCTCAATGTCCGGCTTGATAACCAG GTCGCAGTATTAGACGGTTCACAGGACAGCCAGTCTCGCCTTCCTAGCTCCATAAAGAACTTCTCAATGAGCCAGAAGGAGAAAACTCTCGATGAGCTGATACGGGACCGCTGGTTGTCGTACACCGCCACAGGCAAGATCGGTCTGGGCACCAGGTCATTTCTTGACCTCCGGAGCTGGTTCCGTGGTAACGATATCCCGTCTTGTGTTGTCTGCAACGAAGCTTGTATAAAG GCATCGAGTTGTCCGAACGAGGGATGCGATGTTAGAATTCACGAGTACTGCTTGAAGAAGAAATTCTCACAGAGAAAG GCCTCGAGAGCGTGTCCTAGTTGCGGTACTGGATGGCCGTGTCAAGATGGCGAGGGCGAGGCCGATGAAGTGAACGAACCTGGGGAGGAGGATCTAGCCTCGCCGGCTAACCATCCCTCGAGGAAGAAGCGCAGTAGAGTCAAAGCTGAGCTGGTGGAGGAAAACGACATCGCAGGCCCGTCGACGGAGGTGCCTAGGACTAGGAGGACCCTGAGAAGCGCTAAAGCCGAAGCAGTCGAGGCCGATCAAGAGGCGTCTTCTACCGCAGCTTCACAGCCAGGCAGGGGTTCTAAAAGAAGGAAGAAGTGA